In Streptosporangiales bacterium, a genomic segment contains:
- a CDS encoding VOC family protein, which produces MASVKQIQVTFDCAEPERVARFWCEVLGYVVPPPPEGFATWD; this is translated from the coding sequence ATGGCGTCGGTCAAGCAGATCCAAGTCACCTTCGACTGCGCAGAACCTGAGCGCGTCGCTCGTTTCTGGTGCGAGGTGTTGGGGTACGTCGTACCGCCGCCACCGGAGGGGTTTGCTACTTGGGAC